A single genomic interval of halophilic archaeon DL31 harbors:
- a CDS encoding Acylaminoacyl-peptidase (KEGG: gct:GC56T3_2594 peptidase S9 prolyl oligopeptidase active site domain protein), with protein sequence MYRRDLRDTSHDGLLADMAMADLAVQAAPSPTDGRIAYAQNREDQTDLWLHDGGSDQRLTSEGVMAMRYGRGDQQWLSWAPDGSAVAFLSASGTLSTVDTETGEVEERTHHDGPDIGLAWGEHSIALVTNAISRAALTLVDLETGSLQVLADDDHLYSDPRWGDDGLYAVRARHRDLFDYESALVRVPLEDGHLTGEVETLFHEDGVRVQNPRPHSHGDGVAFVHDATGFDELYYADGPAVEAAAGAQTSVQTQTVHAEAETETADPAWHPDGDRLAATATHQGRVNVRVVTLDGDVEERSEGDEKHSAPFWLDGEVHSVRGTPTQPPQVWNASAGEAAVSSGSVGFEERLAEPTEFTFEQGDHEIHTVVYPPVGGFPEEADSVPLLVHPHGGPTAFDDFGWDYRSQYFAALGYAVAMPNYRGSDGYGRDHRNANDDDWGGGDLDDVIDAADATADAFDAVDGSRAGIFGGSGGGLMTVNALGNSERFDAGAAFYGVYDYETFIDDTDDIGWQLMKRELGDLSTDLENYREASPIRHVPDIEDPVLVLHGEEDARVPMSQSEQLCEELEKHGKRHELQRYEGEPHGFSQRGNVLDAYTRCADLFAKYLGIDPDDGSSHPHPPRE encoded by the coding sequence ATGTACCGACGTGACCTGCGGGACACCAGCCACGACGGCCTGTTGGCCGACATGGCGATGGCGGACCTCGCTGTGCAGGCGGCCCCCTCGCCCACGGACGGCCGCATCGCTTACGCACAGAACCGCGAGGACCAGACCGACCTCTGGCTCCACGACGGGGGCAGTGACCAACGACTCACCAGCGAGGGTGTCATGGCGATGCGCTACGGTCGCGGCGACCAGCAGTGGCTCTCGTGGGCGCCCGACGGCAGCGCCGTCGCCTTTCTCTCGGCTTCCGGCACGCTCTCCACAGTCGACACGGAGACTGGCGAGGTCGAAGAACGTACCCACCACGACGGCCCCGATATCGGCCTCGCATGGGGCGAGCACAGCATCGCCTTGGTCACCAACGCCATCTCCCGGGCTGCCCTGACGCTCGTCGACCTCGAGACCGGAAGCCTGCAGGTGCTGGCCGACGACGACCACCTATACAGTGACCCGCGCTGGGGCGACGACGGTCTCTACGCCGTCCGCGCGCGCCACCGCGACCTTTTCGATTACGAGTCCGCGCTGGTCCGCGTCCCGCTCGAAGACGGCCATCTCACCGGCGAGGTGGAGACCCTGTTCCACGAAGACGGCGTCCGTGTGCAGAACCCTCGACCACACTCCCACGGTGACGGCGTCGCGTTCGTCCACGACGCGACTGGCTTCGACGAACTCTACTACGCCGATGGCCCCGCCGTTGAGGCGGCTGCAGGTGCACAGACCTCGGTCCAGACCCAGACGGTCCACGCCGAGGCGGAGACAGAAACCGCCGACCCCGCGTGGCACCCTGACGGCGACCGGTTGGCCGCAACGGCGACCCACCAGGGCCGAGTGAACGTCCGCGTCGTCACACTCGACGGCGATGTCGAGGAACGTTCCGAGGGCGACGAGAAACACAGCGCGCCGTTCTGGCTCGACGGCGAGGTGCACTCCGTTCGTGGGACCCCCACGCAGCCACCGCAGGTCTGGAACGCCAGCGCCGGCGAGGCGGCTGTTTCCTCCGGTTCGGTCGGCTTCGAGGAGCGACTTGCCGAGCCAACGGAGTTCACCTTCGAGCAGGGCGACCACGAAATTCACACGGTCGTCTACCCACCGGTCGGTGGGTTCCCGGAGGAGGCTGATTCGGTCCCGCTGCTCGTCCACCCTCACGGTGGCCCGACGGCGTTCGACGACTTCGGCTGGGACTACCGCTCGCAGTATTTCGCTGCGCTGGGCTACGCGGTGGCGATGCCGAACTACCGCGGTTCGGACGGCTACGGCCGCGACCACCGCAACGCCAACGACGACGACTGGGGCGGCGGCGACCTTGACGACGTGATCGACGCCGCGGACGCGACGGCAGACGCCTTCGACGCGGTCGACGGGAGTCGTGCGGGCATCTTCGGCGGCTCCGGCGGCGGGCTGATGACGGTGAACGCGCTCGGGAACTCGGAGCGCTTCGACGCCGGCGCAGCGTTCTACGGCGTCTACGACTACGAGACGTTCATCGACGACACCGACGACATCGGCTGGCAACTGATGAAGCGCGAACTGGGCGACCTCTCGACTGACTTGGAGAACTACCGCGAGGCCAGCCCCATTCGCCACGTCCCGGATATCGAGGACCCCGTGCTCGTGCTCCACGGCGAGGAGGACGCGCGAGTCCCAATGTCCCAGTCCGAACAGCTCTGTGAGGAACTCGAAAAACACGGGAAGCGCCACGAACTCCAGCGCTACGAGGGCGAGCCACACGGCTTCAGCCAGCGGGGCAACGTGCTCGACGCCTACACCCGCTGTGCGGACCTGTTCGCGAAATATCTGGGTATCGACCCCGACGACGGCAGCAGCCACCCGCACCCCCCGCGGGAGTAA
- a CDS encoding 2,3-bisphosphoglycerate-independent phosphoglycerate mutase (PFAM: BPG-independent PGAM, N-terminal; Metalloenzyme~TIGRFAM: Phosphoglycerate mutase, 2,3-bisphosphoglycerate-independent~HAMAP: Phosphoglycerate mutase, 2,3-bisphosphoglycerate-independent~KEGG: nmg:Nmag_2266 phosphoglycerate mutase, 2,3-bisphosphoglycerate-independent) — MDAALVILDGWGLAPPDQSGRDAVGAAATPNFDRLREAGAFGTMTAHGRRVGLPEGQMGNSEVGHQNLGAGRVVAQPYTRINDAVEDGSLAELPAITNALDHAAENEGRIHFFGLVSDGGVHSDQTHLHALIELAAERDVEAVTHAFTDGRDTPPESGAGYLELLETVVERAGTGDISTVTGRYYAMDRDHNWERTHKTYEAIVNREVRYETDNAVAAVEESYARGESDEFVEPTLVADAPTLQNGDSAFAFNFRADRTRQLCRLLAGLHAEDWPFSLEQPEIHLATMTRYEESYPFPVAFPPKDPENTVGELLAEAGHTQLRVAESEKAPHVTYFFSGGREDPFPGEARRIVASPDVATYDLQPEMSASELTDAVVAALADDERNPDALVLNYANPDMVGHTGDFDAAVEAVEAVDAQLGRLAAALEDAGSHLLVTADHGNADDMGTVESPHTAHTFNPVPLIYRSPVGDDGGYSVREGGSLPDVAPTLLSLLGMEQPAVMTGETLLE; from the coding sequence ATGGACGCTGCGCTCGTAATTCTCGACGGCTGGGGGCTCGCACCCCCCGACCAGTCCGGCCGTGACGCGGTCGGTGCCGCGGCGACGCCGAACTTCGACCGACTGCGCGAGGCGGGGGCGTTCGGAACGATGACCGCCCACGGTCGCCGTGTCGGCCTTCCTGAGGGACAGATGGGCAACAGCGAGGTCGGCCACCAGAACCTCGGCGCTGGTCGAGTGGTCGCCCAGCCCTACACCCGTATCAACGACGCTGTCGAAGACGGCTCGCTAGCGGAACTTCCAGCAATAACCAACGCGTTGGACCACGCCGCCGAGAACGAGGGCCGGATTCACTTCTTCGGCCTCGTCAGCGACGGCGGGGTCCACTCCGACCAGACCCACCTCCACGCCCTCATCGAACTCGCTGCCGAACGAGACGTGGAGGCCGTCACCCACGCGTTCACGGATGGCCGGGACACACCCCCGGAGAGTGGTGCCGGCTATCTTGAGCTGCTCGAAACTGTCGTCGAGCGGGCCGGAACGGGTGATATCTCGACCGTAACCGGCCGCTACTACGCGATGGATCGGGACCACAACTGGGAGCGGACTCACAAGACGTACGAGGCTATCGTAAACCGTGAGGTGCGATATGAAACTGACAACGCGGTGGCTGCGGTCGAAGAGAGCTACGCTCGCGGGGAGAGCGACGAGTTCGTCGAACCGACGTTGGTTGCCGACGCGCCCACGCTCCAAAACGGCGATAGCGCGTTCGCGTTCAACTTCCGGGCCGACCGCACCCGGCAGCTCTGTCGGCTCCTTGCCGGTCTGCACGCCGAGGATTGGCCGTTCAGCCTCGAGCAGCCAGAGATTCACCTGGCGACGATGACTCGCTACGAGGAAAGCTACCCGTTCCCTGTCGCCTTCCCGCCGAAGGACCCCGAGAACACCGTCGGGGAGCTGCTCGCTGAGGCCGGTCACACACAGCTCCGGGTCGCCGAGAGCGAGAAAGCGCCACACGTGACCTACTTCTTCAGCGGCGGTCGGGAGGACCCATTCCCAGGTGAGGCGCGCCGCATCGTTGCCTCACCGGACGTGGCGACCTACGACCTCCAGCCCGAGATGTCCGCCAGCGAGCTGACCGACGCCGTCGTTGCTGCCCTCGCTGACGACGAGCGGAACCCCGACGCACTCGTGCTGAACTACGCCAACCCGGATATGGTGGGCCACACCGGCGATTTCGACGCCGCTGTCGAGGCAGTCGAAGCAGTGGACGCACAACTCGGCCGCCTCGCGGCGGCGCTCGAAGATGCGGGGAGTCACCTGCTCGTCACTGCGGATCACGGCAACGCCGACGACATGGGAACCGTGGAATCGCCCCACACCGCACACACCTTCAACCCGGTTCCGCTGATTTACCGGTCGCCAGTCGGCGACGACGGCGGCTACTCTGTTCGGGAGGGCGGGTCGCTGCCCGACGTGGCGCCGACACTGCTCTCGCTGTTGGGGATGGAGCAGCCAGCCGTGATGACGGGTGAGACGCTGTTGGAGTGA
- a CDS encoding hypothetical protein (KEGG: hbo:Hbor_26410 hypothetical protein): MPSTRREALRLSAAGLLGLAGCGGANSETSSPTAAEPTYSRTVEEPESVTIRNTDGVPALGSTAETVGWPTETPPSIGASEHWLIRNPAEREALAFRFGTEDVEQAKEFLAATDLSTATVFCHQYAIQSCRTRRLAKLQWGTTSCGDVQCNSIFLQYDTDDRPDDCTNDEGSPKESEATLIRIPAEIDSFGSFAFQT; this comes from the coding sequence ATGCCTTCGACCCGCCGCGAGGCGCTTCGACTGTCTGCCGCAGGGTTGCTTGGTCTCGCAGGCTGTGGTGGGGCCAACAGCGAGACATCGTCACCGACGGCGGCCGAGCCCACCTACAGCCGAACCGTTGAGGAGCCCGAGTCCGTCACCATTCGAAACACTGACGGCGTTCCTGCACTCGGTTCGACAGCAGAGACGGTCGGATGGCCCACCGAGACGCCCCCCTCCATCGGAGCAAGTGAACACTGGCTGATCAGGAACCCGGCCGAACGAGAAGCACTCGCGTTTCGCTTCGGGACTGAAGATGTCGAACAGGCGAAGGAGTTCCTCGCAGCGACCGACCTCTCGACGGCGACGGTCTTCTGCCATCAGTACGCCATCCAGAGCTGCCGGACCCGCCGTCTCGCCAAGCTGCAGTGGGGAACAACGAGCTGTGGCGATGTGCAGTGCAACAGTATCTTCCTCCAGTACGATACCGACGACCGCCCCGACGACTGCACCAACGACGAGGGGTCCCCAAAGGAAAGCGAGGCAACGCTAATCCGCATCCCCGCAGAAATCGATTCCTTCGGTAGCTTCGCCTTCCAGACCTGA
- a CDS encoding Endonuclease V (HAMAP: Endonuclease V~KEGG: hla:Hlac_0598 endonuclease V~PFAM: Endonuclease V), with translation MRLATPEFRPDPSLSREAMEELQRKLAERAVFTDEFDFDPAAVAVDGPVETEAEPEQTDSPIVVGVDQAFLDERAVSAIVAIQDGAVVERAHAVTPLDIPYIPGLLAFREGTPILAAFEELTVEPDLAVFDGSGRIHFRQAGIATHIGVMLDLPSVGVAKSLLCGTPDAPTEGRAEGWSTPIRADNSVEAPEGTILGHAYQSRQWDRSQSINPLYVSPGHRVSAEATVGLVEALCAGYKLPEPTRLADGLADDLKAADR, from the coding sequence GTGAGACTCGCCACTCCGGAGTTCCGTCCGGACCCCAGCCTCTCGCGCGAGGCGATGGAAGAACTCCAGCGCAAACTCGCCGAGCGGGCCGTCTTTACTGACGAGTTCGACTTTGACCCGGCTGCCGTCGCCGTCGACGGCCCAGTCGAGACGGAAGCCGAACCCGAACAGACAGATTCCCCAATCGTCGTCGGCGTCGACCAGGCGTTCCTCGATGAACGAGCAGTCTCGGCCATCGTGGCGATACAGGATGGCGCCGTCGTCGAGCGCGCCCACGCCGTCACGCCGCTGGATATTCCCTACATCCCGGGCCTGCTCGCGTTTCGCGAGGGCACCCCCATCCTCGCTGCGTTCGAGGAGCTGACCGTCGAACCCGACCTCGCGGTGTTCGACGGCTCTGGCCGCATCCACTTCCGGCAGGCCGGTATCGCGACCCACATCGGGGTCATGCTCGACCTGCCGAGCGTCGGCGTGGCCAAGAGCCTGCTCTGCGGGACGCCCGACGCGCCGACAGAGGGCCGGGCGGAAGGCTGGTCCACGCCGATTCGAGCCGACAACAGTGTCGAGGCGCCCGAGGGAACGATTCTCGGTCATGCCTATCAGTCCCGCCAGTGGGACCGCAGCCAGTCCATCAACCCCCTCTACGTCTCGCCGGGGCATCGCGTGAGCGCCGAGGCGACCGTCGGACTGGTCGAGGCACTCTGTGCGGGCTACAAACTCCCCGAGCCGACACGACTGGCTGACGGGCTGGCCGACGACCTGAAAGCCGCCGACCGCTGA
- a CDS encoding hypothetical protein (KEGG: hla:Hlac_1113 hypothetical protein): MSTTIDTPAEDQLCAYCDSRIFSHEPICVRDCTDDCGSPSYFCNHACLSMYIEENELTTGDACEWSP, from the coding sequence ATGTCTACAACCATCGACACGCCTGCGGAGGATCAGCTCTGTGCGTACTGTGACTCACGTATCTTCTCCCACGAGCCCATCTGTGTCCGAGACTGTACGGATGACTGTGGCTCGCCATCGTATTTCTGTAACCACGCCTGCCTCTCGATGTACATCGAGGAGAACGAACTCACGACGGGTGACGCCTGTGAGTGGTCGCCCTGA
- a CDS encoding Estradiol 17-beta-dehydrogenase (KEGG: hvo:HVO_0725 oxidoreductase~PFAM: Short-chain dehydrogenase/reductase SDR), with translation MRPETVLITGCSSGIGHATAEAFLADGWQVYATARDPEDIADLEEHGRCTTDTLDVTEKSDIRNVVNRIIRTEDRIDCLVNNAGYGQFGPIEELPVDKVETQFDVNVYGPHRLTRAVLPHMREAGEGTVINLSSVAGRISFAGGGAYCGSKFALEAMTDALRQEVEGHGIDAVLIEPGPVRTGFSDRASDESEEEQADRTGAYEWFWKAFEDSEAIGGDGPGSVEPEHVATDILDAANLTDPPARIPVGTVAELIVKARYLPASLQDAAIRLVRKRLL, from the coding sequence ATGCGACCGGAGACGGTTCTGATCACTGGCTGCTCCTCAGGTATCGGCCACGCGACGGCCGAGGCGTTCCTCGCCGACGGCTGGCAGGTGTACGCCACCGCGCGCGACCCCGAGGATATCGCCGACCTCGAGGAGCACGGCCGCTGTACGACCGACACACTCGACGTGACCGAGAAAAGCGACATCCGCAACGTCGTCAACCGAATCATCCGGACCGAGGACCGAATCGACTGCCTCGTCAACAACGCGGGCTACGGCCAGTTCGGCCCCATCGAAGAACTGCCCGTCGACAAGGTGGAAACGCAGTTCGACGTCAACGTCTATGGCCCGCACCGACTCACTCGCGCGGTGCTCCCGCATATGCGCGAGGCGGGTGAGGGAACCGTCATCAATCTCTCCTCAGTCGCCGGCCGGATTTCCTTCGCTGGCGGCGGCGCCTACTGCGGCTCGAAGTTCGCACTCGAGGCGATGACTGACGCCCTCCGCCAGGAGGTCGAAGGCCACGGTATCGACGCCGTGCTCATCGAACCCGGACCGGTGCGGACAGGGTTCAGCGACCGCGCCAGCGACGAGTCCGAGGAAGAGCAAGCCGACCGCACAGGCGCCTACGAGTGGTTCTGGAAGGCGTTCGAGGACTCTGAAGCAATCGGCGGCGACGGGCCCGGCTCCGTCGAACCTGAGCATGTTGCAACCGACATCCTCGACGCCGCCAACCTCACCGACCCACCGGCTCGAATTCCCGTTGGGACCGTGGCGGAGCTGATAGTGAAAGCGCGCTATCTCCCGGCGTCGCTGCAGGACGCCGCGATTCGGCTGGTGCGAAAGCGGTTGCTCTGA
- a CDS encoding Monoamine oxidase (KEGG: nmg:Nmag_2893 amine oxidase~PFAM: Amine oxidase), protein MTERHDVTVVGGGLAGLAAARALRDDGHDAVVLEARDRVGGKTASEHTTYGDVVELGGQWVGADQNRVRSLLDEFDIDTRSQYDEGTVIGRIGDDRTVADSYDELLRSIPETAEAELFAALEEIERCVEQVPRDAPQEAPEAETWDDLTLQSWIEDRFETSEARATFERMIPGIYTADPGEISFLFFCYYARTAGGFDMVAGLNHESDSHADVVVDVQSIAESLAADLGDAVRLERPARRIEQDDDGVTVHTSDEAYRAEYVVVALPPNLAGRLTYDPPMPPGRDELTQRMPNGAVIKCLLRYETPFWREAGLSGFVEDDAGPAHYYFDDGVPDGETGRLVGFICGDQARVWAERGRDERLAALTDQLVSVVDDERFVTPADYIEQVWPGEEYSRGAYHGYPTPGTITACWEHLREPVGRIHWAGSETATKWYGHMDGAVRSGERAAAEIRERVA, encoded by the coding sequence ATGACCGAACGACACGACGTGACAGTGGTCGGCGGCGGCCTCGCGGGCCTCGCCGCAGCGCGCGCCCTCCGAGACGACGGCCACGACGCCGTTGTTCTTGAGGCCCGGGACCGAGTCGGCGGGAAGACAGCCTCAGAGCATACGACGTACGGCGACGTGGTGGAACTCGGTGGGCAGTGGGTCGGTGCCGACCAGAACCGTGTGCGCTCACTACTCGACGAGTTCGATATCGACACCCGCTCGCAGTACGACGAGGGCACGGTAATCGGCCGGATCGGAGACGACCGCACCGTCGCGGACAGCTACGACGAGCTCCTTCGATCGATTCCCGAGACGGCCGAAGCAGAGCTGTTCGCGGCCCTCGAGGAGATCGAACGCTGTGTCGAGCAGGTTCCCCGAGATGCGCCACAGGAGGCCCCTGAAGCAGAGACGTGGGACGACCTGACCCTGCAGTCGTGGATTGAGGACCGGTTCGAGACGTCCGAGGCACGAGCCACCTTCGAGCGGATGATTCCCGGCATCTACACCGCCGATCCGGGCGAAATCTCGTTCCTCTTTTTCTGTTACTACGCTCGCACTGCCGGCGGTTTCGATATGGTTGCGGGGCTGAACCACGAATCCGACTCGCACGCGGATGTTGTCGTCGACGTGCAATCCATCGCGGAGTCACTGGCCGCGGACCTGGGGGACGCCGTCCGCCTTGAGCGCCCAGCCCGGCGAATCGAACAGGACGACGACGGGGTGACGGTCCACACTTCCGACGAAGCGTATCGAGCTGAGTACGTCGTCGTCGCCTTGCCGCCGAACCTCGCGGGCCGGCTGACGTACGACCCGCCGATGCCGCCGGGTCGGGACGAACTGACCCAGCGGATGCCCAACGGTGCGGTCATCAAGTGTCTCCTCCGCTACGAGACACCGTTCTGGCGCGAGGCAGGGCTCTCTGGCTTCGTCGAGGACGACGCTGGCCCCGCCCACTACTACTTCGATGACGGCGTTCCCGACGGCGAGACTGGCCGCCTCGTCGGTTTCATCTGTGGTGACCAGGCGCGGGTCTGGGCGGAGCGCGGGCGCGATGAGCGGCTGGCTGCGCTCACTGACCAACTGGTCTCGGTGGTCGACGACGAGCGCTTTGTGACCCCCGCAGACTACATCGAACAAGTCTGGCCAGGCGAGGAGTACTCTCGTGGGGCCTACCACGGCTACCCGACGCCCGGGACGATTACGGCCTGCTGGGAGCATCTCCGGGAGCCCGTGGGGCGCATCCACTGGGCCGGCTCGGAGACGGCGACGAAATGGTACGGCCACATGGACGGCGCCGTGCGCTCGGGCGAACGCGCAGCCGCCGAGATTCGCGAGCGAGTAGCGTAG
- a CDS encoding arsenite-activated ATPase ArsA (TIGRFAM: ATPase, anion-transporting~KEGG: hla:Hlac_0661 arsenite-activated ATPase ArsA~PFAM: ATPase, anion-transporting) yields MSDIDVEAVDSVDEEDVDGHADEHGDDHGGEGEPVPVEGIDSAETALPVGVDAPDYVLYGGKGGVGKTTCAAATALASAADGTRTLVVSTDPAHSLSDTLGVDVPAHPGRLREDIPLWGVEIDPDAAMEEGFFAAQQGEGPMGDLAGMLGGEEGMGMESLLGGTMPGADEAAAMQKLIEHMDDPRFDRVVVDTAPTGHTLRLLQLPEMLDTMVGRMVKLRQRFSGMMDGVKGMFGGGSGDEEPGSADLEKMKRRIERLRAILRDPNQTDFRVVMVPETMSVVESERLVERLTEFAVPVNTLVINRVMEDPAEVADLAGVDDEWLATPNLEDCEFCQRRWQVQQDALSRATDLFGTRDVKRVPLLAEDVRGEAALRVVAACLD; encoded by the coding sequence ATGAGTGATATCGACGTGGAGGCGGTCGACTCGGTGGACGAGGAAGACGTCGACGGACACGCTGACGAACACGGCGACGATCACGGTGGCGAGGGGGAACCAGTTCCCGTCGAAGGGATTGACTCCGCGGAAACAGCGCTCCCTGTCGGGGTTGACGCACCCGACTATGTCCTCTACGGCGGGAAGGGCGGCGTGGGAAAGACCACGTGCGCAGCGGCGACCGCGCTCGCCTCGGCGGCCGACGGCACCCGGACGCTCGTCGTCTCGACGGACCCCGCCCACTCGCTTTCGGATACGCTGGGCGTCGACGTCCCGGCTCACCCCGGTCGGCTCCGGGAGGATATCCCGCTCTGGGGCGTCGAAATCGACCCCGACGCCGCGATGGAGGAGGGCTTCTTCGCCGCCCAGCAGGGCGAGGGCCCCATGGGTGACCTTGCGGGAATGCTCGGCGGTGAGGAGGGGATGGGAATGGAGTCGCTGCTCGGTGGCACGATGCCGGGCGCTGACGAGGCGGCGGCGATGCAGAAGCTCATCGAGCATATGGACGACCCGCGGTTCGACCGGGTGGTCGTCGACACCGCACCGACGGGCCACACGCTGCGGCTGCTCCAGCTTCCAGAGATGCTCGACACGATGGTCGGCCGGATGGTGAAGCTCCGGCAGCGCTTCTCCGGGATGATGGACGGCGTGAAGGGGATGTTCGGTGGCGGCAGCGGCGACGAGGAGCCCGGCTCTGCGGATTTAGAGAAAATGAAACGGCGTATCGAACGCCTGCGGGCGATTCTTCGAGACCCGAATCAAACGGATTTCCGGGTGGTGATGGTTCCCGAGACGATGAGCGTCGTGGAGTCCGAGCGGCTTGTCGAGCGTCTGACGGAGTTTGCGGTGCCCGTAAACACGCTCGTTATCAATCGTGTGATGGAGGACCCCGCCGAGGTTGCGGATTTGGCGGGTGTCGACGACGAGTGGCTGGCGACGCCGAACCTCGAAGACTGTGAATTCTGCCAGCGGCGATGGCAGGTCCAGCAGGACGCCCTCTCCCGGGCGACAGATCTGTTCGGGACCCGCGACGTGAAGCGCGTCCCGCTGCTCGCGGAGGACGTCCGTGGCGAGGCGGCGCTGCGGGTCGTCGCCGCCTGCCTGGATTAG